One segment of Deltaproteobacteria bacterium DNA contains the following:
- a CDS encoding retention module-containing protein — MAKMLKAGSGQQGAVGKVVILYGTVKAVSPDGTVRILTPNSQVFANDLIITESDGSVSIILAGPPPTHLDLGRMSQIVLDEDVYGGAGAAADAAAEADQIQQALLAGDEPIEPEAPAAGGEANAGGGHPVVNFALTGEEVTPESGAETRGILFPDLEVFEYDAVPESANHGVEIFDLTPRSEGGDASVEEDDLLARRGGLDKWPGSDQSDSTTTYGYFRVSAPDGLNSLSIDGHLLINGGSIVDGGTFTTDFGNTFTITNYNPVTGVITYSYTLEDNEHHDPDSGNDDDMFEDLTVVATDRDGDSATGTLSIKIIDDVPTAKADVNTVTEGGTVTGNVLTDGTADVFGADGPAVAGGGVVGVRAAGEATSTA, encoded by the coding sequence ATGGCAAAAATGCTCAAGGCGGGATCAGGACAACAGGGCGCCGTTGGTAAGGTTGTTATTCTTTACGGGACCGTCAAGGCCGTTTCACCGGACGGCACCGTTCGGATTCTGACACCGAACAGCCAGGTCTTTGCAAACGATCTAATCATCACGGAAAGTGACGGGAGCGTGTCCATCATCCTTGCCGGCCCCCCTCCCACTCATCTGGATCTTGGGCGTATGTCCCAGATCGTCCTGGATGAGGACGTTTACGGCGGAGCCGGAGCGGCGGCGGACGCGGCGGCGGAAGCCGACCAGATCCAGCAGGCCCTGCTGGCCGGGGATGAGCCCATCGAACCGGAAGCGCCGGCGGCGGGAGGCGAAGCCAATGCCGGAGGCGGCCATCCGGTTGTCAATTTCGCCTTGACGGGCGAGGAAGTCACCCCGGAAAGCGGCGCCGAAACCCGGGGCATCCTATTCCCCGACCTCGAGGTTTTTGAATATGATGCGGTTCCCGAATCCGCCAACCATGGTGTTGAAATTTTCGATTTGACCCCCAGGAGTGAAGGCGGTGACGCCTCCGTCGAAGAAGACGATCTCTTAGCGAGACGCGGCGGTCTTGACAAGTGGCCCGGATCGGATCAATCCGATTCAACGACCACATACGGCTATTTCCGTGTGAGCGCGCCCGATGGCCTCAACAGCCTTTCCATTGATGGACACCTGCTTATCAACGGCGGCTCCATCGTCGACGGGGGAACCTTCACGACTGACTTTGGGAACACTTTCACCATAACGAACTACAATCCCGTCACGGGTGTCATCACCTATTCGTACACCCTGGAAGACAACGAGCATCATGACCCCGACAGCGGCAACGACGACGATATGTTCGAAGATCTAACCGTGGTCGCTACAGACAGGGATGGGGATTCCGCTACGGGGACGTTGAGTATAAAAATTATTGACGACGTACCCACGGCGAAGGCGGATGTGAACACGGTGACCGAGGGCGGCACCGTGACGGGCAACGTGCTTACGGACGGCACCGCCGACGTATTCGGCGCCGACGGCCCGGCCGTTGCAGGTGGTGGCGTCGTTGGGGTGCGCGCGGCGGGTGAGGCCACCTCAACAGC